The Malus domestica chromosome 10, GDT2T_hap1 genome contains a region encoding:
- the LOC139188663 gene encoding uncharacterized protein, whose amino-acid sequence MPDIDPKVACHKLHVDPTTKPPEAADDLYIYLAVSEVVVSFTLIREELGTQLPVFYISKALLDAETRYPKIKKLILALVVAAQKLRPYFQVYTVIVMTQYPLRSILHGPNASQRVMKWALELGQYGLVFRPRTAIKGQALADFVVKFMPSLGNVTERPNDASEAAENALATLAPSDKDFWNLHDDGASNYKGSGAGVVLVTPDGSMLEQAITLGFKASNNEAEYEALFAGLRMAKDLAMKKLAIHSDSQLITNQATGEYMAKHPRMAQYLEKVRQQLEAFQTYTLTQVPRADNAHANALAGLGSALDHQFKRSISMEYLDKPSIKMEPIAEASQVTVIPNKQSSIIDYLVSGT is encoded by the coding sequence ccaGAAGCAGCGGATGATTTATACATTTATTTGGCAGTCTCCGAAGTAGTAGTGAGCTTTActctcatacgagaagagttggggacccaactgccggtattctacatttctaaagctcttctagatgcggaaacaagatatccgaagatcaaaaaattaattttggcttTAGTTGTTGCGGCTCAGAAGCTTAGACCATACTTTCAAGTTTATACAGTCATTGTCATGACTCAGTATCCCTTACGATCAATATTACATGGTCCGAACgcttctcaacgagtgatgaaatgggcattggaacttggccaatatggTTTAGTTTTCCGGCCTCGTACAGCGATAAAGGGCCAAGCCTTGGCAGACTTCGTAGTGAAATTCATGCCTAGCCTAGGTAACgtaacagagcggcccaacgacgcCTCAGAAGCAGCCGAGAACGCCTTAGCCACGCTTGCTCCATCCGATAAGGACTTCTGGAATTTGCATGATGACGGAGCATCCAACTATAAAGGCTCGGGAGCAGGTGTAGTCCTTGTTACTCCAGACGGCTCAATGCTCGAGCAAGCcatcactctaggcttcaaagcatccaataacGAAGCAGAGTATGAGGCCCTATTTGCAggcctccgaatggcaaaagacttggcgatGAAGAAactcgcaattcattctgattcccaatTAATCACCAACCAGGCTACTGGGGAATACATGGCAAAACACCCCAGGATGGCAcaatacctagagaaagtacgccagcagcttgaggcatttcagacttacactctcactcaagttccgcGGGCAGACAACGCCCATGCAAATGCATTAGCTGGTTTAGGCTCTGCCCTGGACCACCAATTTAAACGCTCCATTTCGATGGAATATCTAGACAAACCAAGCATAAAGATGGAGCCGATTGCTGAAGCGTCACAGGTTACTGTAATTCCCAACAAgcaaagttctattatagacTACTTGGTCAGCGGCACATAA